A section of the Triticum dicoccoides isolate Atlit2015 ecotype Zavitan chromosome 7A, WEW_v2.0, whole genome shotgun sequence genome encodes:
- the LOC119327923 gene encoding uncharacterized protein LOC119327923, whose protein sequence is MAARLREGAPAGALLVVACLVLATAAAVSGARPLAVREEGGTPRAVTVESPAGDAIQTVARAVERRLLVDVGMLLGIKDSGPSPGAGH, encoded by the coding sequence ATGGCGGCCAGGCTCAGAGAGGGAGCACCGGCGGGCGCTCTCCTCGTGGTGGCGTGCCTGGTTCTTGCGACGGCGGCGGCCGTGAGTGGCGCCAGGCCGCTCGCGGTGCGGGAGGAAGGCGGCACTCCGCGTGCGGTGACGGTGGAATCGCCGGCAGGCGATGCTATCCAGACGGTGGCGAGGGCCGTCGAGCGCAGGTTATTGGTCGACGTCGGCATGCTCCTCGGGATCAAGGACTCCGGGCCCAGCCCCGGCGCCGGGCATTAA